A window from Mesorhizobium sp. WSM2240 encodes these proteins:
- a CDS encoding CreA family protein, which translates to MRFGISAVLALFAVSAALPAFAQQVGEVGVDWLGNDIIIEAVPDPKVQGVTCHVSYFERGMVDRLQKGNWFEDPSDSSISCRQTGPITIGDISMDEEGEEIFNQGISLIWKQQVVNRIYDKANDTLVYLSHSRQVQDGSAKMSLTTVPLYGQEVAWTNGKPK; encoded by the coding sequence ATGCGGTTTGGCATTTCTGCGGTCTTGGCCCTTTTCGCCGTCAGCGCGGCGCTGCCCGCCTTCGCCCAGCAGGTCGGCGAGGTTGGCGTCGACTGGCTCGGCAATGATATCATCATCGAGGCGGTGCCGGACCCGAAGGTGCAGGGCGTGACCTGCCACGTATCCTATTTCGAGCGCGGCATGGTCGACCGGCTGCAGAAGGGCAACTGGTTCGAGGATCCGTCCGATTCGTCGATCTCGTGCCGGCAGACCGGGCCGATCACCATCGGCGACATCTCGATGGACGAGGAAGGCGAGGAGATCTTCAACCAGGGCATCAGCCTGATCTGGAAGCAGCAGGTGGTGAACCGCATCTACGACAAGGCCAACGACACGCTGGTCTATCTTTCGCATTCGCGTCAGGTGCAGGACGGTTCGGCGAAAATGTCGCTGACCACGGTGCCGCTCTACGGCCAGGAAGTGGCCTGGACCAACGGCAAGCCGAAATAG
- a CDS encoding DUF488 domain-containing protein: MSTGIAIKRVYDEPERSDGFRVLVDRVWPRVVTKEKAAVDLWMKEIGPSTGLRKWFGHKPERWDEFRTRYRDELAAKRDLLDQLRAHAAKGRLTLVYSAKDEEHNQAVVIREVLEG; encoded by the coding sequence GTGAGCACAGGGATTGCGATCAAGCGGGTCTATGACGAGCCGGAGAGGAGCGACGGGTTCCGCGTGCTGGTCGACCGGGTGTGGCCGCGCGTAGTGACAAAGGAGAAGGCGGCGGTCGATCTCTGGATGAAGGAGATCGGGCCGTCGACGGGGCTGCGCAAATGGTTCGGCCACAAGCCTGAGCGCTGGGATGAATTTCGCACGCGCTATCGCGATGAGCTCGCGGCAAAGCGCGACCTGCTAGACCAGTTGCGCGCCCACGCGGCGAAGGGCCGGCTGACGCTGGTCTATTCGGCCAAGGACGAGGAGCACAACCAGGCGGTGGTGATCAGAGAGGTGCTGGAAGGGTAG
- a CDS encoding DapH/DapD/GlmU-related protein, protein MDEPEDIRFKSPEPRIHPTAELKSCRLGRYSIVGERVILREVTLGDFSYFERHAEAIYTTIGKFCSIAANTRINALEHPLERLTTHKVSYRPNEYFRYLGVDAAFKQRRQAKAVTIGHDVWVGHGAVIMPGVTIGNGAVIGTNAVVTRDVGAYEIVAGVPARRLRLRFPPEISACIERLAWWDWPVAKLADAVPDMQALSIEAFLERWEQS, encoded by the coding sequence ATGGACGAGCCGGAAGACATCCGCTTCAAATCGCCGGAGCCGCGCATCCACCCGACGGCGGAGCTCAAATCGTGCCGGCTCGGGCGCTATTCGATCGTCGGCGAGCGCGTCATATTGCGCGAGGTGACGCTTGGCGACTTCTCCTATTTCGAGCGTCACGCCGAGGCGATCTATACCACGATCGGCAAGTTCTGCTCGATCGCCGCCAACACCAGGATCAATGCGCTGGAACACCCGCTGGAACGGCTGACCACGCATAAGGTGAGCTACCGGCCGAACGAATATTTCCGCTATCTCGGGGTCGACGCTGCTTTCAAACAAAGGCGGCAGGCGAAGGCGGTGACCATCGGCCACGACGTTTGGGTCGGGCATGGCGCGGTGATCATGCCGGGGGTGACGATCGGCAATGGCGCGGTGATCGGCACGAATGCCGTGGTGACGCGCGATGTCGGCGCATATGAAATCGTCGCCGGCGTTCCGGCCCGGCGGCTCAGGCTGCGTTTTCCGCCAGAGATTTCGGCGTGCATCGAGCGCCTGGCGTGGTGGGACTGGCCGGTCGCAAAACTCGCCGATGCGGTTCCCGACATGCAGGCGCTGTCGATCGAGGCGTTTCTCGAACGTTGGGAACAATCCTAG
- a CDS encoding UvrD-helicase domain-containing protein — MSGFPDDMPFFDEPSAPPARPAGGHAPSGIAARAMAARQASAPDYLAGLNPEQRLAVETTEGPVLVLAGAGTGKTRVLTTRIAHILATGRAFPSQILAVTFTNKAAREMKQRVGMLVGEAIEGMPWLGTFHSIGVKMLRRHAELAGLKSGFTILDTDDVVRLIKQLIQAEGLDDKRWPARQFAMMIDGWKNKGLGPSEIPEGDARSFANGRGRQLYQAYQERLQTLNACDFGDLLCHPIRIFRAYPDVLKEYHRRFKYILVDEYQDTNTAQYMWLRLLAQRPEEPRRPSSPAGPSPREKRGEGGSSNADAPLSPSLRGEGKGEGQRDFAAVSENKRQQINICCVGDDDQSIYGWRGAEVDNILRFDKDFPGATIIRLERNYRSTAHILGAASHLIAHNEGRLGKTLFTERADPDDAKVHVHAAWDSEEEARAVGETIEQAQREKHNLNDMAILVRASFQMREFEDRFVTLGLNYRVIGGPRFYERQEIRDALAYFRVVAQGADDLAFERIVNVPKRGLGEAAIRQVHDTARALGVPMLEAAEKLAESDELKPKPRAALREVAANFARWQAALDHTPHTELAETILEESGYTDMWKNDRSAEAPGRLENLKELIRSVEEYESLRSFLEHVALVMDAEQQENMDAVNIMTLHSAKGLEFETVFLPGWEEGLFPHQRSLDEGGRSGLEEERRLAYVGLTRAKKNLHIWFVSNRRIHGLWQSTIPSRFLDELPEAHVEIDEGSSSYGGYGSAYGGGSFASGRGAKGAGRQNPYGASRFDNLGGGSGAGGGSFSSTYQTPGWQRAQQNRTEATDRNWGTRSGHAVERIGYGETDSGYGAGRGSVKGRTIDGELVAKSVSDTPSPFTVGDRVFHQKFGNGNVVAIDGNKLTIDFDKAGQKRVLDGFVTGV; from the coding sequence ATGTCAGGTTTCCCGGACGACATGCCCTTTTTCGACGAGCCGAGCGCCCCGCCCGCCCGCCCGGCTGGCGGCCACGCGCCTTCGGGCATCGCCGCGCGCGCCATGGCCGCGCGCCAGGCTTCCGCGCCCGATTACCTCGCCGGCCTCAACCCCGAGCAGCGCCTCGCGGTCGAGACCACGGAGGGTCCGGTGCTGGTTCTGGCCGGAGCCGGCACGGGCAAGACGCGCGTGCTTACCACCCGCATCGCCCATATCCTTGCCACCGGCCGCGCCTTTCCCAGCCAGATTCTGGCCGTCACCTTCACCAACAAGGCCGCGCGCGAGATGAAGCAGCGCGTCGGCATGCTGGTCGGCGAAGCCATCGAGGGCATGCCGTGGCTCGGCACCTTCCATTCCATCGGCGTAAAAATGCTGCGCCGCCACGCCGAGCTCGCCGGCCTGAAATCCGGCTTCACCATCCTCGACACCGATGACGTCGTGCGCCTGATCAAGCAGTTGATCCAGGCCGAGGGGCTGGACGACAAGCGCTGGCCGGCGCGCCAGTTCGCCATGATGATCGACGGCTGGAAGAACAAGGGCCTCGGCCCCTCGGAAATCCCCGAGGGCGACGCGCGCTCCTTCGCAAACGGCCGGGGCCGCCAGCTCTACCAAGCCTACCAGGAGCGGCTGCAGACGCTCAACGCCTGCGATTTCGGCGATCTCCTGTGCCACCCCATCCGCATCTTCCGCGCCTATCCGGACGTGCTGAAGGAATATCACCGCCGCTTCAAATACATCCTCGTCGACGAATACCAGGACACCAACACCGCGCAGTATATGTGGCTGCGGCTCCTGGCGCAGCGGCCGGAGGAGCCGCGCCGCCCCTCATCCCCTGCCGGACCTTCTCCCCGGGAAAAACGGGGAGAAGGAGGAAGCTCCAACGCTGATGCCCCCCTCTCCCCGTCCTTACGGGGAGAGGGTAAGGGTGAGGGGCAGCGCGACTTTGCGGCCGTGAGCGAAAACAAAAGGCAGCAGATAAATATCTGCTGCGTCGGCGACGACGACCAGTCCATCTATGGCTGGCGCGGGGCCGAGGTCGACAACATCCTCCGCTTCGACAAGGATTTCCCCGGCGCGACCATCATCCGGCTGGAGCGCAACTACCGCTCCACCGCCCACATTCTCGGCGCGGCCTCGCATCTCATCGCCCACAATGAAGGGCGGCTGGGAAAAACCCTGTTCACCGAAAGGGCCGACCCCGACGACGCCAAGGTCCATGTCCACGCCGCCTGGGATTCGGAGGAGGAAGCCCGCGCCGTCGGCGAGACCATCGAGCAGGCGCAGCGCGAAAAGCACAATCTGAACGACATGGCGATCCTTGTGCGCGCGTCCTTCCAGATGCGCGAATTCGAGGACCGGTTCGTCACGCTCGGCCTCAACTACCGCGTCATCGGCGGCCCGCGTTTTTACGAGCGCCAGGAGATCCGCGACGCGCTCGCCTATTTCCGCGTGGTCGCCCAGGGCGCGGACGACCTCGCCTTTGAGCGCATCGTCAACGTGCCCAAGCGCGGCCTCGGCGAAGCCGCCATCCGCCAGGTCCACGACACCGCCCGCGCGCTTGGCGTGCCGATGCTGGAAGCCGCCGAAAAGCTCGCCGAAAGCGACGAGCTGAAGCCGAAGCCGCGCGCCGCACTCCGCGAAGTCGCCGCCAATTTCGCGCGCTGGCAGGCAGCCCTCGACCACACGCCCCATACCGAGCTTGCCGAGACCATTTTGGAAGAGTCCGGCTACACCGACATGTGGAAGAACGACCGTTCGGCGGAAGCGCCGGGCCGGCTCGAAAACCTCAAGGAGCTCATCCGCTCCGTGGAGGAATACGAGTCGCTGCGCTCCTTCCTCGAGCATGTCGCGCTGGTCATGGACGCCGAGCAGCAGGAGAACATGGACGCCGTCAACATCATGACGCTGCACTCGGCGAAAGGCCTCGAATTCGAGACCGTCTTCCTCCCCGGCTGGGAGGAAGGCCTGTTCCCGCACCAGCGCTCGCTCGACGAGGGCGGCCGCTCCGGGCTGGAGGAAGAGCGCCGCCTCGCCTATGTGGGCTTGACCCGCGCCAAGAAGAATCTGCACATCTGGTTCGTCTCCAACCGCCGCATCCACGGCCTCTGGCAGTCGACCATCCCCTCGCGCTTTCTCGACGAGCTGCCCGAAGCCCATGTCGAAATCGACGAGGGCTCATCCTCCTATGGCGGCTACGGTTCGGCCTATGGCGGCGGCAGTTTCGCCTCCGGCCGCGGCGCCAAGGGGGCGGGAAGACAAAATCCCTACGGCGCCTCTCGATTCGACAATCTGGGGGGCGGTTCCGGCGCGGGCGGTGGCTCTTTCTCCAGCACCTACCAGACGCCGGGCTGGCAGCGCGCGCAGCAGAACCGCACCGAGGCGACAGACCGCAATTGGGGCACGCGTTCCGGCCATGCCGTCGAGCGCATCGGCTATGGCGAAACCGATAGCGGCTACGGCGCCGGCCGCGGATCGGTAAAAGGCCGCACCATAGACGGCGAGCTCGTCGCCAAATCCGTCTCCGACACCCCCTCCCCGTTCACGGTCGGCGACCGTGTCTTCCACCAGAAATTCGGCAACGGCAACGTCGTCGCCATCGACGGCAACAAGCTCACAATCGACTTCGACAAGGCCGGCCAGAAACGGGTGCTGGACGGGTTTGTGACGGGGGTTTGA
- a CDS encoding aminopeptidase P family protein, which yields MFQSFDDVSDATLGAARVAGLREWLAANGLDGFIVPRSDEHQGEYVAPGSERLKWLTGFSGSAGVAIVLAKQAYIFVDGRYTLQVRDQVDLGVFTIESLIENPPPSWIKNNLGKGARLGFDPWLHTIGDVKALKAAAEKTGAALIAVERNPIDQLWQDRPKPPLAPVEIHPIAFAGDLAKEKLARLAAAIEKQKATHAVLTDPSSIAWAFNIRGSDVPHTPLALGFAILAADGAHQLFMDKRKLPTEPEAYLTQLADLRAPGGLESAVVELARSGAAVSLDPVLAAERLRALVEDNGGTVISAPDPARIPRATKNKAEIQGARAAHRRDGAAIAKMLCWLDAQTPGTIDEIATVSRLEEIRRSVGEETQMPLRDVSFSTISGSGPNGAIMHYRVSRATNRKLGNGELFLLDSGAQYQDGTTDITRTIPVGQPTEEMRERYTLVLKGMIGISLLRFPAGTRGADIDAIARLALWRHGLDYAHGTGHGVGSYLAVHEGPQRIAKTGTEKLLEGMILSNEPGYYKPGHYGIRLENLVIVTAAEQLPDGDIAMHGFETLTLAPFDRRMLRTDLLMPEELIWLDTYHARVLSEIGPMVDGETLKWLEAATAPLA from the coding sequence ATGTTCCAGTCCTTCGACGATGTGAGCGACGCAACGCTGGGCGCGGCGCGCGTGGCGGGCCTGCGCGAATGGCTCGCCGCCAACGGCCTCGACGGCTTCATCGTGCCGCGCTCCGACGAGCATCAGGGTGAATATGTCGCTCCGGGTTCCGAGCGGCTGAAATGGCTGACCGGCTTCAGCGGCTCGGCGGGCGTTGCGATCGTGCTCGCAAAACAGGCCTACATCTTCGTCGACGGGCGCTATACGCTTCAGGTACGCGATCAGGTCGACCTCGGCGTGTTCACGATCGAAAGCCTGATCGAGAACCCACCGCCATCGTGGATCAAGAACAATCTCGGCAAAGGCGCCCGGCTCGGCTTCGACCCGTGGCTGCACACGATCGGCGACGTGAAGGCGCTGAAGGCCGCCGCTGAAAAGACCGGCGCGGCCCTCATTGCGGTCGAGCGCAATCCGATCGATCAGCTTTGGCAAGACCGGCCCAAGCCGCCGCTGGCGCCGGTGGAGATCCACCCGATCGCTTTCGCCGGCGACCTGGCCAAGGAAAAGCTGGCGCGTCTGGCGGCGGCCATCGAAAAGCAGAAGGCGACCCACGCCGTGCTCACGGACCCGTCGTCGATCGCCTGGGCCTTCAATATACGGGGCAGCGATGTTCCCCATACGCCGCTGGCGCTGGGTTTTGCCATTCTTGCCGCCGACGGCGCGCACCAGCTCTTCATGGACAAGCGCAAACTTCCCACCGAACCCGAGGCCTATCTGACCCAGCTTGCCGACCTGCGCGCGCCCGGCGGGCTGGAATCCGCGGTCGTCGAACTGGCCAGATCCGGCGCCGCCGTCTCGCTCGATCCGGTGCTGGCCGCCGAACGTCTGCGCGCGTTGGTGGAGGACAATGGCGGAACCGTCATTTCCGCGCCCGACCCCGCCCGGATCCCGCGCGCCACCAAAAACAAGGCCGAAATCCAGGGCGCGCGCGCCGCGCACCGCCGCGACGGCGCGGCGATCGCGAAAATGCTGTGCTGGCTCGACGCCCAGACGCCCGGAACCATAGACGAGATCGCAACAGTCAGCCGGCTGGAAGAAATTCGCCGCTCGGTGGGCGAAGAAACCCAGATGCCGCTGCGCGACGTCTCGTTCTCCACCATTTCCGGATCGGGGCCGAACGGCGCGATCATGCACTACCGAGTATCGCGCGCGACCAACCGCAAGCTGGGCAACGGCGAATTGTTCCTGCTCGATTCCGGCGCGCAATATCAGGACGGCACCACCGATATCACTCGCACTATTCCGGTCGGCCAGCCGACCGAAGAAATGCGCGAGCGCTATACGCTCGTGCTCAAAGGTATGATCGGCATTTCGCTGCTGCGTTTCCCGGCGGGCACGCGCGGCGCCGACATCGACGCAATTGCTCGCCTGGCGCTGTGGCGGCACGGGCTGGACTACGCCCACGGCACCGGCCATGGTGTCGGCTCGTATCTGGCGGTGCATGAAGGGCCGCAGCGCATCGCCAAGACGGGCACGGAAAAGCTGCTCGAAGGCATGATCCTGTCCAACGAGCCCGGCTACTACAAGCCCGGCCACTATGGCATCCGGCTGGAGAACCTGGTCATCGTCACCGCCGCGGAACAGCTGCCGGACGGCGACATTGCCATGCACGGCTTCGAGACGCTGACGCTTGCGCCGTTCGACCGGCGCATGCTGCGCACTGATCTGTTAATGCCCGAGGAACTCATCTGGCTGGACACGTACCACGCCCGCGTGCTCTCCGAGATCGGGCCGATGGTGGATGGCGAAACGCTGAAATGGCTGGAGGCTGCGACCGCGCCGCTGGCGTAA
- a CDS encoding AzlD family protein, producing MSTTVWIILGGAVMTYLTRIGGHLVLSRFERIHPRVEAGLNAVPAAVLTTLVAPAAVSAGPAEAIALLVAGLVSLRAGMMPMFLTGAAVLIALRQVMG from the coding sequence ATGAGCACGACCGTCTGGATCATCCTTGGGGGCGCGGTCATGACCTACCTGACCCGCATTGGCGGCCATCTGGTGCTGTCGCGTTTCGAACGGATCCATCCGCGCGTCGAGGCCGGCCTCAACGCCGTGCCTGCGGCCGTGTTGACCACGCTGGTAGCGCCGGCTGCGGTCTCTGCCGGTCCAGCGGAGGCGATAGCGCTTCTGGTCGCCGGACTGGTGTCGCTCAGGGCCGGCATGATGCCGATGTTCCTGACCGGCGCCGCCGTGCTGATCGCGCTGCGGCAAGTGATGGGCTGA
- a CDS encoding SCO family protein gives MMRSILVGILVLMAAGIGWLTFDWYRSQNVGEPYGGPFTLVDQKGAEITEAAFRGHPSAVFFGFTHCPEVCPTTLFELDGWLKKLGDEGKDIRAYFVTIDPERDRPEIMNAYVSNVSDRITGITGDPEKVAAMAKSFGIYARKVDLEGGDYTMDHTASILLLDGSGDFAGTIAYGESADAAIAKLKRLADEG, from the coding sequence ATGATGCGATCCATTCTCGTCGGCATACTCGTCCTGATGGCCGCCGGCATCGGCTGGCTGACCTTCGACTGGTACCGCTCGCAAAATGTCGGCGAACCCTATGGCGGACCGTTCACACTGGTCGATCAGAAAGGCGCCGAGATCACCGAGGCGGCGTTCCGCGGGCATCCCTCGGCGGTCTTCTTCGGCTTCACCCACTGCCCGGAAGTGTGCCCGACCACCCTTTTTGAACTGGACGGCTGGCTGAAGAAGCTGGGTGACGAGGGCAAGGACATCCGCGCCTATTTCGTGACCATCGACCCGGAGCGCGACCGGCCGGAGATCATGAATGCCTATGTGAGCAATGTTTCCGACCGCATCACCGGCATCACCGGCGATCCGGAAAAGGTTGCAGCAATGGCCAAATCCTTCGGCATCTATGCGCGCAAGGTCGATCTGGAAGGCGGCGACTATACGATGGATCACACCGCCTCGATCCTGCTGCTCGACGGCAGCGGCGATTTCGCCGGCACCATCGCCTATGGCGAGAGCGCCGATGCGGCGATCGCCAAGCTGAAGCGGCTGGCGGACGAAGGCTGA
- a CDS encoding 50S ribosomal protein L11 methyltransferase produces the protein MTQTRLYLTTGRTDAARIFAAFEAAFEEDGFPIAVLEMDEARDIQEISLYADGDIDEIEQRMHAGLGELSLPKAIEREILPDVDWVARSLEGLKPVRAGRFFVHGSHDRQKRRSGDIAIEIEAGLAFGTGHHGTTAGCLEVLEEVARREQPRNALDLGTGSAVLAIALAKFSHIPVLATDIDPIAIKVATDNVRLNGVSSLVETATAPGFHHPVFSRRGPFDLIVANILARPLMRLAPQMARHLTPGGSIVLSGILARQRNAVLAAYAGQKFRHLRTLEREGWVTLHLKR, from the coding sequence ATGACGCAGACCCGCCTTTACCTGACGACCGGGCGCACTGACGCCGCCCGCATCTTCGCGGCCTTTGAGGCAGCGTTCGAGGAGGACGGGTTTCCAATTGCCGTGCTGGAGATGGACGAGGCGCGCGACATCCAGGAGATATCGCTCTACGCCGATGGCGACATAGACGAGATAGAGCAGCGCATGCATGCGGGCTTGGGCGAGCTTTCGCTGCCCAAGGCAATCGAGCGCGAGATCCTGCCGGACGTCGACTGGGTCGCGCGGTCGCTCGAAGGCTTGAAGCCGGTGCGCGCCGGCCGTTTCTTCGTCCACGGCTCGCATGACCGGCAAAAGCGCCGCAGCGGCGATATCGCCATAGAGATAGAAGCAGGCCTGGCCTTCGGAACAGGCCACCACGGCACCACGGCCGGCTGCCTTGAAGTGCTGGAAGAGGTCGCCCGGCGCGAACAACCTCGGAATGCGCTCGACCTTGGCACAGGCAGCGCCGTGCTTGCCATCGCGCTGGCGAAGTTTTCGCACATCCCGGTGCTGGCGACCGACATCGATCCTATCGCGATCAAAGTGGCGACCGACAATGTCCGGCTGAATGGCGTGTCGTCGCTGGTCGAGACGGCGACAGCGCCCGGCTTTCATCATCCGGTGTTTTCGCGGCGCGGGCCCTTCGACCTGATCGTCGCCAACATACTGGCGAGGCCGCTGATGCGGCTTGCCCCGCAAATGGCGCGGCACCTGACGCCCGGCGGCTCCATCGTCCTGTCGGGCATTCTGGCGCGTCAGCGCAACGCGGTACTCGCCGCCTATGCCGGCCAGAAGTTCCGCCACCTCCGCACACTGGAACGCGAGGGCTGGGTGACGCTGCATCTCAAGCGGTAG
- a CDS encoding AzlC family ABC transporter permease yields MSAEAIEDEARAPSAFWRGARVGLPVVVASAPFGLLFGALAVENGFSVFETMLMSATIYGGASQMVGIELFGQKVAPWLIVLSIFAVNFRHILYSAVVGRRISHWPLARQAFAFFFLVDPQYAEAETKGERGEEITFAWYMGMALPIYICWIADTWLGATFGNMIANPRALGLDFLLPIYFLGLVMGFRNRPLWLPIVIASAAASILAYKTIGSPWHVSVGAITGILLAAAMPGRANGGKRP; encoded by the coding sequence ATGTCCGCCGAAGCGATAGAAGATGAGGCCCGGGCCCCAAGCGCGTTCTGGCGCGGCGCACGGGTGGGCCTGCCCGTTGTGGTGGCCTCGGCGCCTTTCGGCCTGCTGTTCGGCGCGCTTGCCGTCGAAAACGGCTTCAGCGTCTTCGAAACCATGCTGATGAGCGCGACGATCTATGGCGGCGCGAGCCAGATGGTCGGCATCGAACTTTTCGGCCAGAAGGTGGCGCCCTGGCTGATCGTTCTTTCCATCTTTGCCGTCAATTTCCGACATATACTCTATTCGGCGGTGGTCGGACGGCGGATCAGCCATTGGCCGCTCGCACGCCAGGCATTCGCGTTCTTTTTCCTGGTCGACCCGCAATATGCCGAGGCGGAAACCAAGGGCGAGCGAGGCGAGGAGATAACCTTCGCCTGGTACATGGGCATGGCTCTGCCGATCTATATCTGCTGGATCGCGGACACATGGCTCGGCGCGACATTCGGCAACATGATTGCCAACCCGCGGGCGCTGGGGCTCGATTTCCTGCTGCCGATCTATTTTCTCGGGCTGGTCATGGGATTCCGGAACAGGCCGCTCTGGCTGCCCATCGTGATAGCCAGCGCGGCCGCCTCGATCCTTGCGTACAAGACGATCGGCTCGCCCTGGCATGTATCCGTCGGCGCCATCACCGGCATCCTGCTTGCGGCGGCAATGCCCGGCAGAGCCAACGGAGGAAAGAGGCCATGA
- the ligA gene encoding NAD-dependent DNA ligase LigA codes for MLLAEKPIDDLTEAEAAAELEKLAREIAEHDRRYHAEDAPTISDAEYDALRLRNAAIEAKFPELVREDSPSLKVGAAPAGAFGPVVHSRPMLSLDNAFSDQDVIDFVASVRRFLALPADRGLVFTAEPKIDGLSMSLRYENRRLVTAATRGDGTTGENVTANIRTIREIPQQLPKDAPDVVEIRGEVYMRRDDFMELNKRMAETGRVFANPRNSAAGSLRQIDPSVTKTRPLRFFAYAWGETSASLGETQFEVVQRFADWGFPVNERMVRCSSVEAIIEHYHAIEAERASLPYDIDGVVYKVDRLDLQERLGFRSRSPRWATAHKFAAEKATTVLTGIDIQVGRTGALTPVARLQPVTVGGVVVTNATLHNEDYIKGIGNSGQPIREGRDIRVGDTVLIQRAGDVIPQILDVVMEKRPADAAPYKFPETCPHCGSHAVREEGEAVRRCTGGLICPAQAVERLRHFVARGAMDIEGLGEKQIEFFFNSEDPALRIRSPADIFTLKARQEKSLAKLENIDGFGTTSVKKLFAAIDDRRRVEFSRFLYALGIRHIGETNAKRLARHFVSFATFREIAEGAVPPEGKGDPGNAAWQELNGVGGIGAVVAEAIVEFFAEEHNREVLDALLKEVTPLDEARFGEVSSPVSGKTVVFTGSLERMSRDEAKAMAEKFGAKVAGSVSKKTDLVVAGPGAGTKLKQAAELGIEVIDEDQWFERVGQGA; via the coding sequence ATGCTGCTTGCAGAAAAACCCATCGACGACCTGACCGAAGCCGAGGCTGCCGCGGAGCTTGAAAAGCTGGCGCGGGAGATCGCCGAGCATGACCGGCGCTACCATGCCGAGGATGCGCCGACCATCTCCGACGCCGAGTACGATGCGCTGAGGCTGCGCAATGCCGCAATCGAGGCGAAATTTCCCGAGCTAGTGCGGGAGGATTCGCCATCGCTCAAGGTCGGCGCAGCGCCCGCCGGCGCATTCGGGCCGGTGGTGCACTCGCGGCCAATGCTGTCGCTGGACAACGCCTTTTCCGACCAGGACGTGATCGACTTCGTGGCAAGCGTGCGCCGCTTCCTGGCGCTGCCGGCGGACCGGGGACTAGTGTTCACGGCGGAGCCGAAGATCGACGGCCTTTCGATGTCTTTGCGCTACGAGAACCGCCGCTTGGTTACCGCGGCGACCCGCGGCGACGGCACGACCGGCGAGAACGTGACGGCCAATATCCGCACCATTCGCGAAATCCCTCAGCAATTGCCAAAGGACGCGCCGGACGTGGTCGAAATCCGCGGCGAGGTCTATATGCGCCGCGACGATTTCATGGAGTTGAACAAGCGCATGGCCGAGACCGGCCGCGTCTTCGCCAATCCACGCAATTCGGCCGCCGGCAGCCTGCGCCAGATCGACCCTTCCGTGACGAAGACGCGGCCGCTGCGGTTTTTTGCCTATGCCTGGGGCGAGACCAGCGCGTCGCTCGGCGAGACGCAGTTCGAGGTGGTCCAGCGCTTCGCCGATTGGGGCTTTCCGGTCAACGAGCGGATGGTGCGCTGTTCTTCGGTCGAGGCGATCATCGAGCACTACCACGCGATCGAAGCCGAGCGCGCGTCGCTGCCCTATGACATCGACGGCGTCGTCTACAAGGTCGACCGGCTCGACCTGCAGGAGCGGCTTGGCTTTCGCTCGCGCAGCCCGCGCTGGGCAACGGCGCACAAATTCGCAGCGGAGAAGGCGACGACCGTTCTCACAGGGATCGACATTCAGGTCGGCCGTACGGGGGCGCTGACGCCTGTGGCCAGGTTGCAGCCGGTGACGGTCGGCGGCGTCGTGGTAACCAACGCCACGCTGCACAATGAGGATTACATCAAGGGTATCGGCAATAGCGGCCAGCCGATCCGCGAGGGCCGCGACATCCGCGTCGGTGACACCGTTCTCATCCAGCGCGCCGGCGACGTCATCCCGCAGATCCTTGACGTCGTCATGGAAAAGCGGCCGGCCGACGCCGCGCCATACAAATTCCCGGAAACCTGCCCGCATTGCGGCAGCCATGCGGTACGCGAGGAGGGCGAGGCGGTGCGTCGCTGCACCGGCGGCCTGATCTGCCCTGCACAGGCGGTCGAACGGCTGCGCCATTTCGTGGCGCGCGGAGCCATGGACATCGAAGGCCTCGGCGAAAAGCAGATCGAGTTCTTCTTCAATTCAGAGGACCCGGCGCTCCGGATACGCTCGCCCGCCGATATTTTTACGCTGAAGGCGCGGCAGGAAAAGTCGCTCGCGAAGCTCGAAAACATAGATGGCTTCGGCACGACTTCGGTGAAGAAGCTGTTCGCGGCGATAGATGACCGCCGGCGAGTCGAGTTCTCCCGTTTCCTCTATGCGCTCGGTATACGCCACATAGGCGAAACCAACGCCAAGCGGCTGGCGCGGCACTTCGTCAGCTTCGCGACATTTCGCGAGATCGCGGAGGGCGCGGTGCCTCCAGAGGGCAAGGGCGATCCCGGCAACGCCGCCTGGCAGGAGCTGAACGGCGTTGGCGGCATCGGCGCGGTGGTGGCGGAAGCCATCGTGGAATTCTTCGCCGAGGAGCACAATCGCGAAGTCTTGGACGCGCTGCTGAAGGAAGTCACGCCGCTCGACGAGGCGCGCTTCGGCGAAGTGTCGTCGCCGGTTTCAGGCAAGACGGTGGTGTTCACCGGTTCGCTGGAGAGAATGTCGCGCGACGAGGCCAAGGCCATGGCGGAGAAATTCGGCGCCAAGGTCGCGGGCTCTGTGTCGAAAAAGACCGATCTCGTCGTGGCGGGGCCGGGGGCAGGGACCAAGCTGAAGCAGGCCGCTGAACTCGGCATCGAGGTGATCGACGAGGATCAGTGGTTCGAAAGGGTGGGGCAGGGGGCGTAG